AAAAGCCACTGGGAATAAGGTAGGGCTGGGACTAAAACAGCAGAGGAGAAAGCAACAGGGTCCAAAgtaggaaattattttcttttttttaattaactgacCCAGATTTTCTTGTCTGGGGCCAAAGGCAACTGTAGgatttaaagatctttaaaataaatcataaagatcCTGCTCCTTAGAATTGCCTTTggcccaaaataaaataaacaataaagatcATGGCAGAATTAGTGTCAGTTTCTGAGACAAGTACAAAATACCATTGTGGagttgattttacatttttttaaaaattattttattttattttttgtcagagagagtgagcacaggcagagggagaagcaggcttcccgctgagctccGTCCCTGTGGAGTTGATTTTAGAAATCAGACTAATTAAGTGCTGTTAAAGAAATGCTACTGTGAATAAAACACctttacctttctctttttcagttacAGGGTAAATATAGAAACTTCATAGTTACACATATCCACAGAAGACAGTAAATGACCTAATATATATGGTAAAACCGAGTTGTTTGTCTTTGTATACTGTAGCCTAATGCCCACCCCACAACAAATGTTTTACTTGGTTCAGGATTCACAGGACAGGTTATAGGGCTACACAGAGAAAAGATAAGCTTAAAAACAAAGACCGTAAGatgagggagggggaaatgagaGGTGTTGTGCCGATACAGAACTGAGGTATTAGAAACACAGAATTCACGCAAGTCAGCAAGGGGGACAAAGGCACAAAAGCATGGCAGTGCCATATAACTAATCTTGATAGCCTCACTGTGGGTGTTAAAACACTGAACCCgactttttaactctttttaaaacgTCAACATTTAATAGCTTGATATATGCAGTTATGTGATTTTAAATGACTATTAAAATTAGAACATCAACGCCTAATTCTTTGGCAAAGACCGAATGGCAGGTGGTAATCTTAGACACATTTAACCTCACCTTTAAGTCACTCACTACTCTTCCTGCTCGGAAGGCCATAGATTCTACCTGCGAGGGCAAATCCCAATTCCTCACGCCAGCATTCAAAGCTTTTAATGACCTAGCCACATGGTACCTACATAACCCTAagtccccttcccccaaaacctAGCCTCCACTGTCAGAGTGCACAGACCTCTAGACAGACCATACCTCTACGGTCTGGCCATTTCCACCTTCCTACCTGATATGGAAGTCTCCTTAATTTACAGGTTCTGGCTCGCCAAGGCCTACACTGGCGCTGCGCTCCGCCAGCACTCCAGTACACCTCGCTCTCGCTCCGCCGCCCCGCAATCCGCCCCTCCCCGGGCCACATCACCTTGCCCACTTGCCGTTTTGCCCCTGggtccctttccctccccaccaccagctCTCTGgggccttctccctgcccccaagagATTCTCCCAGCGGACATTCCCGGCCAGCCTCCATTCAGTCGCAGGCTCTGTTTTCGGTGTCTGATAGGGGACCCCGCAGGACCCATCCCCGCTTAACTCCCCGGCGCTTCAATGACCCTCCCGGGGCTCCCCCACACCCAGCCACCCTCAGGGGCCCCAGCCACCCAAATCTCCCCGCTGCGGCAGGTCCCTCCTATCCGGCGGCAAGCAGCGGGGGTCGGCAGTGACTCACCGGAGGGCCAGTGGCCGGAATACGCTCACTTCCTCTCCGCGCGCACCTGCCGGGCCCCGCTGGAGCGCTGCCCGGCTGGGCCTCCGGCGGATGTTTTTTCTGTCCCCGCGCTCGCAGGCAGTGCGCGCCAACCAACGCCTCccggccgcccccccccccaactggcACCCCCAACCACCGCTGCCCCAGGAATCACAGAATTGGGCCCTAAACACTGACATCCCCAACAGACAAGCGCACACACACGGAGCAACCACAAGCGTGGCCTCCAGCCCCACGCAGCTACAGAAACGCACACTTGAGCGCACCCACCAGCTGGAATGCAAGTGGGTTCAACCAACACCTTCCAGACACCCACAGCCCCACAACTTCTGAGAGAGGGGTCCTGGCTCAGCCCCAGCCTTTCTTTCCAGAAGCCCCTACTCCTGCCCATAAGCCTACCTTCTCTTCATTACAGGCGGCTTTCACTTCTGTCCCCATTACCTCACACACCAATCCCCATTGGGCCCCCTTTGCCTTCCAGCATCATCACCACCTTCCTAGCTTCCCAGCTTCCCAGTCGTGTCTGCCCCCTACTGGGTTGGTTCCAGGTTGCAGAAGCAAAAGACTGGTCCGGACTTCCAGGGTGTCAGCATGTCCCCCTTCCCCAGAAAGGCAGCAGCAGAGCTACTGACCACTGACAAGACTTCGGGCCCTTGTGCTAGAAAGCCTTCTCATCTATCTCCTCCAGCCAAGAGAGCAGTCCAGGGCCATGCCTCCCACAGACCACCCTACGTCAGAGCACCCTGCTTCAACCACTGAGTCTTCATTCTCTCAGTACTCCTCTGAAATAGAAAGGTATCAGACCTGACGAGGGTGAACATGTGGTACAACTGGCATCTCCATCCACTTAAGCTATCTACTTGGAAGAGGACAGACAGGGAATCTGAGGTGGATGGATGAAGTTGTGTTTCTGAATGGTGAAGAGGGTGGCCCTCTAAAAAGGTCAGCCAGAAGAATTCGTATCTGATCCGCTGGGTGACAGGGAATGGGAGTCTTGCAGTAAAAGGGACTGGaaactcagaaggaaaaatagaatgtCAAAGTGATTGGCGTAGGAGGGGAATAACTCGGATTGGGTCTTTGGAGTGTggcagactgagagagagggGCCATTAGTAGCAAAGAGATGGCCCCCATTAGAGTGGTCAGAAAGAAGAACTTGAGAGTTCACAGGAGTGGGGATGGGCAGCAATGGATCAGAATCCTAACATGAAAAGCTGGAGCCCCCAAGTCAGCTGGAAGGATAAGAAAATGACACCTCTTCCCAGGGCAGAAGTGAGGGGACTGAGCTAGGAAAAGCGGGTCTATCTGCAACACTGTTTCTCAAACTGGAGGTGGTAAGGGTGACATGGAACACAACTGCGAAAAGGGCAGAAGTCTGTGGTAGGAGACTGCAGCCCCTAACAGAAGCCCTCAGCTATGCAGAGCTTCTCAATGTGATTTAAACAAAGAACTGTACCTTTGTCTCTGAACTCTAGAACTAATCGCAGCAGCTACTATTTTCTGGGGGCCATGTGGCAGGGACAGTACTAATACCATTACATGCATTACCTCACTGAAAGCCTCTTAACAACCCTATGAGTTAGTATTACTATCCCAATgtaaagataaggaaacaggtTTTAGAGAGGTGAAGtagtttgcccaaggtcacaggctTAAGTAGAATCAGGATCTGAATCTAACTAGTCTGATTCTATAACCTATGCTCTTAACCACCCACCTTGGGGGTCTCTAGAACCTGCAGGAGGATGTCAGAGGATTCCTCAATTCTCATTCCATAATGTACAAGAGGAAAGCGGCATACCTCTGTGAAATGAGTGACTCATATCACCTGGGTATTTGAAGACATTCCTCTTTGAAAGTACCACCCCTAACTATGGGAAGATCGTGTATCTACTGTGTATTTGGAGGTACTGAACAATGCACCCTCAGGATGCTTATGGAAGAGAcacctgcctccccatctctgaGGGGCAGCCATGTCTCTAGGATACTTCTGGGAGATTCTGCCATAGGGTCTGAGAGAAATATTCTGCGCTCCAGGTGCCTGTTCGCTCTCCTGGAGCCTCTGGCTGTTGCACCCTACTGCAGCTCCTTGGTTTGGCTGGGGCACAGGATTAGCCATCCCCAGGAAATACCTCCCTCCGGTCCAGGCAAGGATCccagcacacacacccctggagtgtgtatgtgtgttgggggcagggtggaatgcttccttctctccaggtCAGGGAAGAGATGTGGGGACCACCTGGGGGCCCTCCCCGCTCCCACCTCCTTGCTGGGGAAATGCCCAGTCCAGTGCCCCTTCCAtggccacctccctccccctaGCTGTGCCTGGGCATGAATCAGCTCTCACAGCTTGTTAAAGCTGGACCTCTTGTTTTCATGCCCTCACCTCAGGAAACAGAATTACAGCTTTTCCAGctctactcagcagggggccAGGGTCCTCACTTTATAAACATTCCCAAGCCTGTGAGAGCAGAGGGCACGGAGATGGTGTGAGACAGAAGCCCaggggagaaagacagaaactAAGAccgaaggagaaaaacaaagaaaagccagaGACAAGACCAGAAGAGAGGCCAAGAAGGGATCGCGAGGGCTGTGCTACAGGAATGACCCTAAGGATGCTCTGGGCTGGACAGGCGAAGGGGGTCCTGGGAAGCTGGGGGATCATCTGCTTGGtgatctctctgctcctccagcagCCAGGAGTCCACAGCAAGTGCTACTTTCAAGCTCAAGGTAAAGCTGGGGGAGGCATTAGGAAAGGACAAGGACAGAGGGAGCTGGGGCGAGGGGGCTTAGAGATGATCCTCTACCACAATACCCAGACTCCCTCCAGCTTGGAAACAGGAGAGACTAAATATGGGGGCAATATGCACTtactttctcccattccagaCCACAAGCGATTCTGTCGGCCATCACCAATCCCCAACACACTAACATTTCCTGTTCTTCCCTAGCCCCCTGCCACTATGAAGGGAAATATTTCACCCTGGGTGAGTCTTGGCTCCGCAAGGACTGTTTCCATTGTACCTGTCTGCATCCCGTCGGTGTGGGCTGCTGTGACACGTGAGTGACTAAAGACAGCCAGAGAGAATGGCTCTGACTAGAGTGACTAAGGGCTGGCCAGGGTGTAACCAGATTGCTGTGATGTGAGAATGAATAGAACTGAGGTACGAGGCAGGCTGAACCTGAAGTTACCAacaagaatttgagagataaggcTGCAAGCTACAAAATGAGGGATGTAGGGGTGGGTCTGGAGGGGAAGTATTTCTGCTGTGAAATGAAAAAATCCATATATGGTAGGTGAGAGCTTGGCTAGGGGGACCAAGAGGGCACTAAAGATATGGGAAAGATATGAGAGGAATGCTGGCAGAGAGAAGTGTGGGGCAGGGATAAAGGTGGCCCTTCACTGTGCTGACTCCTTTCCCATCCTTTGGTTCCCCAGGTCCCAGCATCCCATCGACTTCCCTGCAGGCTGTGAGGTACGTCAGGAGGCAGGAACCTGCCAATTCTCCCTGGTGCAAAAATCTGACCCTCGGCTACCCTGCAAAGGGGGAGGGCCCGACCCAGAATGGGGCTCAGCTAACACCcctgctcctggggctcctgctccCCACTCCAGCTAAACTCAACTGATCACCCTTCTGCTGACTGCCCACTGCTGCTGCCACTTCCAGGGAAACCACTAGCAGCTGCCAAtttattctgaataaataaattaatgctaCAGCTGAAAGCCTGCCTCTCGTTGTCCATTCCATTGGACCCCACGTGGGAAAAACAGGCCCTACTAGAGTCCAGGTGCTGAGTTCTCTGTATCCTGAAGAAAGATAGTGTCACGGTGAGCCATCTTCAGATGGTTATGGTGCTggtgctggggcctggggctgcATATGAGGCCAGGGTAGGGCTTGTGGGCAGCACCTTGATGGGAAGGTCCCAGCTGAAGGTGTCCACGGGCACTTGCTCAGGCCCTGTCCAGGTGACAGGCTCAGGCTGTTCCAAAGGGGGTAGGAGCACCAAACCTGGTTCTCGTGATGTTACAAATTCAAAATGCAATCGCCACTTCAGGGACACtgtgggaaaaaaagataaaggcagAGGCATTAGAAGCCAGCAGTAAAAACGAGTGCAGGATGTGGTtagtgaatgagaaaaaaaagcagtatttgggaagaggaggaaaagccaCAGGGCTAGGATCAAGGGTTTCTCTAAAGAAATCTGTTAACCAGAAATGTGACAATCAGGACAGCAGGGTCAAGCACCTAATAACCATAGCATGGGACAGTCAGGACTTGGGAGCTTGACGTAAACATGCTAGAGCATCAGAGATCAATGTGCCACAGGGTCACagtgggcaggggaaggaagaacaCCCACAAAGCTCTTAAAAGTTTAAATGTCAGTGCACCTAGGAAATAGGCTGAAGGTCAGAGAAAGTGTTAAGGGTCAAAGGCTGGGTGTGGGGATGGCCAGGAGTTTGTTAGGAATCAGGACTCattacacagagaaagaggacaTTTTACTCTCTTCCCCACTCCGATAACGGTCAGGATCTCACCAATGGCTGTGCAGAAGCCTGGGGTGGAGCtgagagggatggggagggagaagctggttctgGTTGTATGCAGGCAGGACTCCTGGTGCCGGGCATGAGTCACATGAGACACGGAGGGGACACCCCCCGTCCTGCGGCGCCTCTGGTACTCGGGCTGTACACGCTCCTCAGTCTGTAAGCTTACTGAAAACTAGGAGCAAGAAGAGAAGTGGGTGCTAGCAGGCACTGGGAAGTGCGGACTCTAGATGAGAGGCTTGAGCCCAACCTCAAGCTTTTTTCACCCTGGGTGACCACACTCTTCACTTCTATATACCACCCCTCTTTATGCAggcccttctccttcctccctagCCCTCCAAGCCCAGCACCCCAAAAGCCCCTTTCCTTCTCACCTGCAAACAAGCTACAGTTCCTTCCCCTAAGTTTAAGGTCCCCACCACATCCTCGCCGAGTCTGTATACAGATTTGAAGATGCCAAATGTCCCAACTTTTCCTCGGCCATCACTGATATTGTATAGATCTGGGGAGAATGGGACATTGTAAGTGTGGAGTCCACACTGGAGCGTATCAAGGGCTGGGAGCCAGAGGCCAAGGTGGGGCTTTCGTTATAATGTGGGATATCAGTGAGTCCTTAGAAGTACAGGCAATTAGGAAAATCTGTAATACTATGAgagggctggtggggtgggggcaatTGTGAAAGGATTCTCACGGAGGCTGCGGCAGGATGTGGCAGCCATGAGACGCTCCCCAGCCAGCTCAGCTATCCAGGAATCCTTCTTCCCACCTTCATCCTCTTCCAGGAATGGACTAGATGGGGCTACGGCCTCATCCTGGGGAAACCGGACATCTTGAAGGCctacagagagaatgagcagaaaaTATTGCTAGGAGGGAATGGACAGTAGAGATTAGGTTTTAGACTCCAACCTGTGAAGGCTGAAGGTAATGGGAACCATGCCCCAGGTACCCTTTAACTTATTGTCCAGAACCTCCCGCCCCAACCCCCTTGCACCTTTACGGAGACCAGGAAGCCTTTCTCCAGTCCCCCACCCACAAGCCCTCTTTAGATCTTTTCTGCTTTGGTGAGGCTCTTCCCCAGCCCTGGATTTCCTCCAGAAATCCTTACTTACCCGTCAGCACAAGAACCCTCAGAGGAACCCTGAGTAAAGTGATGGGTGAGTTGACACGCTGGCAGCCAATGGTCAGTTTGTAGACATACTTGACTGACTGACCCCGAAAGGAGGGTGGTCCCTCTATGGGCAGCACTTCACTGTAGGAGTCTGGTTGGGAAGTAGTAGTCAGGGCagccagaggcagccagagaagtCCTCCCTCCAGGAGCCTTAGAAGGCAatccaggggtggggaggaggcagacacTCACATGATTTGGACTCTCCGGGATCTAGCCTCAGATCACAGAAAAGGATTTTTGGTGGAGTGGAAAGGATACACTGACCTCTCTCGCCtaaaagagattaaaacaaaacaaaacaaaaaaacccctgcaATTTAATGACCCCATTGTCCAATACTGGATGAAGCTAGCGCAGCAATGGGGGCCATGAGCACTGCCAACAAAGGGCAGCCCGAAGTAAGCTACCCCTCTTTTCTTATTGTAAGATAGGATCAGTCTTATACCCCCAACATTAACAAATACATTCCTCCACATCTCCGATATGACAAAGACTAGAAGCACCCACTAGAACAATTTAACAAATTCACTCTCAGGTGGCAATGACTCCGCCCCCTTCCAAAGGCAAATGCCCATCTCTAACCTCGGTGTGGCAGAAAGACAGTCTGGCTCTCTGGCTGGACATCTGGCTGACTGGAGTCAGGGGGTGGTAGTGCTACTCGACTCTCACTGGCATGGAACTGGCAGTGGATTTGGGCACTGGCCCAGGCCAGAGCCTCACtatgggaggaggaaaagaaagcatcAGAGGGGCGATCCTGACCTCACAAATACACTCCCAAGCTCCCTTAACCCCCTGAGGAGACCAACACCATCAGGTGACTGTCCTAGGAGTAAGGGAATCTAGAACCCCAAAGAGAATCCATCAGACAAAGAGAAGTATACTATGGGTAGAAGTGGgaatgggggagaagaaaggaagggcgTGTGTAGGGCTCTGTCAATCCCATCTTCTGTTAAACAGCCCTTTCCTACAATGAGAACACAATGAGCAACAAAGTGGTGGCGTAGCTACACGACAACCTGAGCTCTGGCTTAGCACTATAGATACCAGGTTTTCTCCCAGAAGAACCACCTTCTTCAGTATCTGCATCCCTACCTGGATGCAGAGGtggcggtggggggcagggggttggtGACCGTCACTACACACTCCAGCGCCTCCCCCGCCAGAAAGACAGGACCTCGGCTCAGCTCTGCTACCACTTCAATCATGACAGCTCCGGAATGAGAACTAGAGGTAAacggggaggggtgtgtgtgtcagAGGTCAGTACCATGGCAGGGAGGGGCGTCTGCGGCGAGCCTGGGGGCGAGGTCAGAGGAGACGGGCAGTCACCGCCACGGAGTTTGGGAGAAGCACCTGGATTTGGGATGCGGGAGGTGGATGGGAAATACGGGTAGCAGCTGACTCAGTAAAGATAGGACTTCGCTCGGGGCCCCAGACCCCCGCCCCTCTTAGCGCCGAGTTAGTTCCCTTACCACCCACACCCGAACCTCCAACCGGCCTCCGCCGCCCTCCCTCCAGATTCCAGGTCCCAGCCCAAGGCCCTGCCCGTCACCTCGTGCCCCTAGCCTGGACACCTCGCACG
The DNA window shown above is from Mustela erminea isolate mMusErm1 chromosome 12, mMusErm1.Pri, whole genome shotgun sequence and carries:
- the RGP1 gene encoding RAB6A-GEF complex partner protein 2 produces the protein MIEVVAELSRGPVFLAGEALECVVTVTNPLPPTATSASSEALAWASAQIHCQFHASESRVALPPPDSSQPDVQPESQTVFLPHRGERGQCILSTPPKILFCDLRLDPGESKSYSYSEVLPIEGPPSFRGQSVKYVYKLTIGCQRVNSPITLLRVPLRVLVLTGLQDVRFPQDEAVAPSSPFLEEDEGGKKDSWIAELAGERLMAATSCRSLHLYNISDGRGKVGTFGIFKSVYRLGEDVVGTLNLGEGTVACLQFSVSLQTEERVQPEYQRRRRTGGVPSVSHVTHARHQESCLHTTRTSFSLPIPLSSTPGFCTAIVSLKWRLHFEFVTSREPGLVLLPPLEQPEPVTWTGPEQVPVDTFSWDLPIKVLPTSPTLASYAAPGPSTSTITI
- the MSMP gene encoding prostate-associated microseminoprotein, which gives rise to MTLRMLWAGQAKGVLGSWGIICLVISLLLQQPGVHSKCYFQAQAPCHYEGKYFTLGESWLRKDCFHCTCLHPVGVGCCDTSQHPIDFPAGCEVRQEAGTCQFSLVQKSDPRLPCKGGGPDPEWGSANTPAPGAPAPHSS